One Lactobacillus crispatus DNA segment encodes these proteins:
- the mnmE gene encoding tRNA uridine-5-carboxymethylaminomethyl(34) synthesis GTPase MnmE has protein sequence MAQTLTEFDTIAAISTPIGEGGISIVRMSGEDAIKIADKVFKGEDLSKVPTHTIHYGHIIDPDTGKTIDEAMVTVLRAPKTFTREDIVEINCHGGIVVTNHILQLLLSHGARMADPGEFTKRAFVNGRIDLTQAESVMDIVRAKTDKARQVAVGQLAGGLLHKIQAMRQEILNTLANVEVNIDYPEYDADTVTAKQMADTSRSVIDKINRLLKTAQEGKILRNGLATAIVGRPNVGKSSLLNYLTQSDKAIVTDVAGTTRDTLEEYVSVKGVPLELIDTAGIHHTEDKVEKIGVERSKKALERADLVLLLIDASQALTAEDQALIEATKDKKRIVILNKSDLGQKITTTEMEKLTGSDVISTSILKEQNLDTLEELINKLFFAGIENSNDQIMVTNQRQASLLHKAKKELEDVIQAVEDGVPVDIAQIDFTGAWDTLGEITGESAPDELITQLFSQFCLGK, from the coding sequence ATGGCTCAAACTTTGACAGAGTTCGATACTATTGCAGCAATTTCAACCCCCATCGGTGAAGGCGGAATTTCAATCGTAAGAATGTCTGGTGAGGATGCAATTAAGATTGCTGATAAGGTTTTTAAAGGCGAAGATCTAAGCAAGGTGCCGACACATACTATTCACTATGGTCATATTATCGATCCGGATACTGGGAAAACGATTGATGAAGCAATGGTGACAGTGCTGCGTGCGCCCAAGACCTTTACACGTGAAGATATTGTAGAAATCAATTGCCATGGCGGAATCGTTGTAACTAATCATATTTTACAATTGTTGCTGAGTCACGGTGCGCGAATGGCTGATCCTGGTGAATTTACTAAACGTGCTTTTGTGAACGGACGAATTGACTTAACTCAAGCTGAGAGTGTGATGGATATCGTTCGGGCCAAGACGGATAAGGCACGACAAGTGGCTGTTGGTCAATTAGCTGGTGGATTGTTACACAAGATTCAGGCAATGCGGCAGGAAATTCTGAATACTTTGGCTAACGTTGAGGTTAATATCGATTATCCAGAGTATGATGCAGATACTGTTACCGCAAAACAGATGGCAGACACATCTAGATCAGTAATTGATAAAATTAATCGCTTATTGAAGACAGCACAAGAAGGAAAAATCTTGCGCAATGGTTTGGCTACTGCAATTGTTGGTCGTCCTAATGTGGGAAAGTCTTCTTTATTGAATTATCTGACTCAAAGCGACAAAGCGATTGTGACCGATGTGGCTGGAACAACGCGTGATACGCTAGAAGAATATGTGTCTGTAAAAGGAGTACCGCTAGAGCTAATTGATACTGCTGGAATCCACCACACTGAAGATAAGGTGGAAAAAATTGGTGTAGAAAGATCAAAAAAGGCCTTGGAGCGAGCAGATCTGGTCTTGTTGTTAATCGATGCTAGTCAAGCATTAACAGCTGAAGATCAAGCCTTAATTGAAGCGACAAAGGACAAGAAGCGAATCGTGATCTTAAATAAGTCGGATTTAGGTCAAAAAATAACAACTACTGAGATGGAGAAACTAACGGGTAGTGATGTTATTTCAACTTCGATTTTGAAAGAACAAAACTTAGATACGCTTGAAGAATTGATTAATAAGCTATTTTTTGCTGGGATTGAAAATTCTAATGATCAAATTATGGTAACCAATCAACGCCAAGCTTCCTTATTGCATAAGGCTAAGAAAGAATTGGAAGATGTAATTCAAGCAGTTGAAGATGGCGTCCCTGTTGATATTGCACAAATTGATTTTACTGGTGCTTGGGATACTTTAGGTGAAATCACTGGTGAAAGTGCCCCAGATGAATTAATCACGCAATTATTTAGTCAATTCTGTTTAGGAAAGTAG